From a single Podarcis raffonei isolate rPodRaf1 chromosome 10, rPodRaf1.pri, whole genome shotgun sequence genomic region:
- the LOC128422027 gene encoding perilipin-3-like, with protein sequence MSSNSQGNMSSHDKVQEASAQEENVLRRVVSMPLVSSAYDMAANAYNSTKGSHPYVKSVCDAAEKGMKTLKEVAVSTAQPILTKLEPQIAAANEYASRGLDALEEKLPILQMSADKVASDTKEMVSSKVASAKDAIAGKLSGVVGMTKEAVQDGMEATKSAIGQSLTTVMESRMGQIAVSGAEAMLGRSEDLIDEYLPITDEELAEITAAAKDGNVVPVQQCEQQEYLVRLGSLSSRLRQRAYLHAVAKIRRARQRIHESLSQLQQIIHMIEYMKQGVGQTFHEGEKKLSQMLIEWNKANPEAKDNKDMVQIEVESQTLTMFQSLIHRLQTVSQTLVSSIQGFPSSLEDKVQKVGQSTGELHAAASTVRSFQDLPSTLLAQSRQTVQKAQEYVDELLEYVTHNTPLSWLVGPFVLSGKLPAEVSEPAD encoded by the exons ATGTCTTCCAACAGTCAAGGAAATATGTCTTCCCATGACAAGGTGCAAGAGGCATCTGCACAGGAGGAG AATGTCTTGAGAAGAGTAGTCAGCATGCCATTGGTTAGCTCTGCCTATGACATGGCTGCGAACGCCTACAACTCTACCAAGGGCAGCCACCCCTATGTGAAGTCCGTCTGTGATGCTGCCGAGAAGGGCATGAAGACCCTGAAAGAAGTGGCGGTCAGCACTGCTCAGCCTATCCTGACTAAACTTGAACCCCAGA TTGCAGCAGCAAATGAGTATGCTTCCCGGGGCTTGGATGCCCTGGAGGAGAAGCTGCCAATTCTTCAGATGTCAGCTGATAAG GTTGCTTCCGACACCAAGGAGATGGTGTCGTCCAAAGTGGCAAGCGCTAAGGACGCCATTGCCGGCAAGCTCTCTGGAGTTGTAGGCATGACGAAAGAAGCTGTGCAGGATGGCATGGAAGCAACCAAGTCTGCTATTGGCCAGAGTCTGACCACCGTTATGGAATCCAGAATGGGCCAGATAGCTGTCAGTGGTGCTGAGGCAATGCTTGGCAGATCTGAAGACCTGATAGATGAATATCTCCCCATAACAGATGAAGAACTGG CTGAGATTACAGCAGCTGCAAAGGATGGCAATGTGGTTCCGGTGCAGCAGTGTGAGCAGCAGGAATATCTGGTGCGCTTGGGCTCCCTTTCAAGCAGACTCCGCCAAAGGGCCTACTTGCACGCTGTGGCGAAGATCAGGCGAGCCAGGCAAAGGATCCATGAGTCTCTCTCCCAGCTCCAGCAGATAATTCACATG ATTGAATACATGAAACAAGGTGTGGGACAGACCTTTCATGAGGGTGAAAAGAAGCTTAGCCAGATGTTGATCGAATGGAACAAGGCAAACCCAGAAGCAAAGGATAACAAAGATATGGTGCAGATAGAG GTAGAAAGCCAAACCCTGACAATGTTTCAGTCTCTGATCCATCGTCTGCAGACCGTTAGCCAAACCCTGGTGTCCAGCATCCAAGGATTCCCTTCTAGCCTGGAGGATAAGGTGCAGAAAGTTGGCCAAAGCACTGGAGAACTTCATGCTGCCGCTTCCACGGTCAGATCCTTCCAGGACCTCCCCAGCACCCTCCTGGCCCAGAGCCGCCAGACAGTGCAGAAAGCGCAAGAATACGTGGATGAGCTGCTGGAATATGTCACTCACAACACCCCTCTCTCCTGGCTGGTGGGGCCTTTCGTGCTCTCTGGCAAGCTGCCTGCTGAAGTTTCAGAGCCAGCAGATTGA